One genomic segment of Microbacterium sp. ProA8 includes these proteins:
- a CDS encoding histidine phosphatase family protein, whose translation MALRELWLVRHGESIGNVAATRSEIEGLEVIPLDERDADVPLSDTGREQAAALGDWLQRRRATIDAYWASPYLRARETLELALGVSGGGATVFVDERLRDRELGILDLLTWTGVARRHPEEMARRKHLGKFYHRPPGGESWADVALRLRSFLREALEGSDESVMMVAHDAVVMLLLYVLLPLREDELLAFASDHTVLNASVTHLVRGERGWELVEFSDVTHLQREDADVTAHPGSPDVEPA comes from the coding sequence ATGGCGCTCAGAGAACTCTGGTTGGTCCGGCACGGGGAGAGCATCGGCAACGTCGCCGCGACGAGATCCGAGATCGAAGGACTCGAGGTCATTCCCCTCGATGAGCGCGATGCCGACGTTCCGCTCTCCGACACCGGCCGCGAGCAGGCGGCGGCGCTCGGTGACTGGCTGCAGAGGCGGCGGGCGACGATCGACGCCTACTGGGCATCGCCGTATCTCCGTGCCCGCGAGACGTTGGAACTCGCCCTCGGCGTCTCGGGAGGCGGCGCGACGGTGTTCGTGGACGAGCGTCTGCGCGACCGCGAGCTCGGCATCCTGGATCTCCTCACCTGGACGGGTGTGGCGCGCCGCCACCCCGAGGAGATGGCGCGGCGCAAGCACCTCGGCAAGTTCTATCACCGCCCGCCCGGCGGGGAATCATGGGCCGACGTCGCCCTGCGGCTGCGCTCCTTCCTGCGCGAGGCCCTCGAGGGCTCGGATGAGAGCGTCATGATGGTGGCGCACGACGCGGTGGTGATGCTGCTCCTGTACGTGCTGCTGCCACTTCGTGAAGACGAGCTGCTGGCGTTCGCCAGTGACCACACCGTGCTCAACGCGTCGGTCACCCACCTGGTTCGCGGCGAGCGCGGCTGGGAGCTCGTCGAGTTCTCCGACGTGACGCACCTCCAGCGAGAGGACGCGGATGTCACCGCCCACCCGGGGAGCCCCGATGTCGAGCCGGCCTGA